One Xyrauchen texanus isolate HMW12.3.18 chromosome 2, RBS_HiC_50CHRs, whole genome shotgun sequence genomic window carries:
- the sirt3 gene encoding NAD-dependent protein deacetylase sirtuin-3, mitochondrial isoform X2: protein MLFLKPPLLSVYRRCFTEKIIWRRGLCTRQNLSRTNFAHRKISSQFPHAHSSALFLSEFICSAGFIRCGGARRLFGGGRGNVQQKTLEDFAENIRERKFRRIVVMAGAGISTPSGIPDFRSPGSGLYDNLQQYNLPYAEAIFEINYFHHNPNPFFALAKELYPGNYQPNITHYFIRMLHDKGQLLRMYTQNIDGLERMAGIAPKMLVEAHGTFATATCTVCCRNYKGEELRNDIMEGTVPKCPTCKGIIKPDIVFFGEELPRHFFTYLTDFPMADLLIIMGTSLEVEPFASLAGAVHDSVPRLLINRDLVGPFTWGSPRHNDVVELGDVVAGVKKLVELLGWRQELEALMNAGGDSASMKKEE, encoded by the exons ATGCTGTTCTTGAAACCCCCATTACTGAGTGTTTACAGGCGCTGCTTTACAGAGAAAATCATTTGGAGAAGAGGACTGTGCACGAGACAAA ATCTGTCAAGGACAAACTTTGCCCACCGAAAGATCTCATCCCAGTTCCCTCATGCACATAGCAGTGCACTATTTCTATCTGAATTCATTTGTTC AGCTGGGTTTATAAGATGTGGTGGAGCACGCAGGCTGTTTGGGGGAGGTCGtggcaatgttcagcagaagaccctggaagactttgctGAAAATATCAGAGAACGCAAGTTCAGACGAATTGTTGTAATGGCAGGCGCAGGCATCAGCACACCCAGTGGGATCCCAGACTTTAG ATCACCTGGCAGTGGTCTTTATGACAACCTTCAACAGTACAATCTGCCCTACGCTGAGGccatatttgaaataaattactTCCATCACAATCCCAACCCTTTTTTTGCCCTTGCCAAAGAGCTGTATCCTGGTAATTACCAACCCAACATTACACACTACTTCATTCGAATGCTTCATGATAAGGGCCAGCTGCTCAGGATGTACACCCAAAACATCGATGGACTGGAGCGAA TGGCTGGCATTGCTCCTAAGATGTTGGTGGAGGCACATGGAACGTTTGCCACGGCCACCTGCACAGTCTGCTGCAGAAATTATAAAGGAGAGGAGCTTCGG AATGACATAATGGAAGGAACGGTACCCAAATGCCCTACCTGTAAAGGAATCATCAAGCCTGACATTGTGTTTTTTGGCGAGGAGCTCCCTAGGCACTTCTTCACGTATCTTACAGACTTCCCAATGGCTGACTTACTCATCATCATGGGAACATCTCTAGAG GTGGAGCCCTTTGCCAGCCTGGCAGGTGCCGTGCATGATTCTGTGCCACGCCTTCTGATAAATCGAGATCTTGTTGGGCCGTTCACCTGGGGGTCCCCACGTCACAATGACGTGGTTGAGCtgggtgacgttgttgccggagTAAAAAAGCTGGTGGAGCTCCTTGGCTGGAGGCAGGAATTAGAAGCTTTAATGAATGCTGGTGGAGACAGT GCTTCAATGAAAAAGGAGGAATGA
- the sirt3 gene encoding NAD-dependent protein deacetylase sirtuin-3, mitochondrial isoform X1, which yields MLFLKPPLLSVYRRCFTEKIIWRRGLCTRQNLSRTNFAHRKISSQFPHAHSSALFLSEFICSAGFIRCGGARRLFGGGRGNVQQKTLEDFAENIRERKFRRIVVMAGAGISTPSGIPDFRSPGSGLYDNLQQYNLPYAEAIFEINYFHHNPNPFFALAKELYPGNYQPNITHYFIRMLHDKGQLLRMYTQNIDGLERMAGIAPKMLVEAHGTFATATCTVCCRNYKGEELRNDIMEGTVPKCPTCKGIIKPDIVFFGEELPRHFFTYLTDFPMADLLIIMGTSLEVEPFASLAGAVHDSVPRLLINRDLVGPFTWGSPRHNDVVELGDVVAGVKKLVELLGWRQELEALMNAGGDSFLLGVGDGSLGPVSTWYYDVSRVIRSHVVRLQ from the exons ATGCTGTTCTTGAAACCCCCATTACTGAGTGTTTACAGGCGCTGCTTTACAGAGAAAATCATTTGGAGAAGAGGACTGTGCACGAGACAAA ATCTGTCAAGGACAAACTTTGCCCACCGAAAGATCTCATCCCAGTTCCCTCATGCACATAGCAGTGCACTATTTCTATCTGAATTCATTTGTTC AGCTGGGTTTATAAGATGTGGTGGAGCACGCAGGCTGTTTGGGGGAGGTCGtggcaatgttcagcagaagaccctggaagactttgctGAAAATATCAGAGAACGCAAGTTCAGACGAATTGTTGTAATGGCAGGCGCAGGCATCAGCACACCCAGTGGGATCCCAGACTTTAG ATCACCTGGCAGTGGTCTTTATGACAACCTTCAACAGTACAATCTGCCCTACGCTGAGGccatatttgaaataaattactTCCATCACAATCCCAACCCTTTTTTTGCCCTTGCCAAAGAGCTGTATCCTGGTAATTACCAACCCAACATTACACACTACTTCATTCGAATGCTTCATGATAAGGGCCAGCTGCTCAGGATGTACACCCAAAACATCGATGGACTGGAGCGAA TGGCTGGCATTGCTCCTAAGATGTTGGTGGAGGCACATGGAACGTTTGCCACGGCCACCTGCACAGTCTGCTGCAGAAATTATAAAGGAGAGGAGCTTCGG AATGACATAATGGAAGGAACGGTACCCAAATGCCCTACCTGTAAAGGAATCATCAAGCCTGACATTGTGTTTTTTGGCGAGGAGCTCCCTAGGCACTTCTTCACGTATCTTACAGACTTCCCAATGGCTGACTTACTCATCATCATGGGAACATCTCTAGAG GTGGAGCCCTTTGCCAGCCTGGCAGGTGCCGTGCATGATTCTGTGCCACGCCTTCTGATAAATCGAGATCTTGTTGGGCCGTTCACCTGGGGGTCCCCACGTCACAATGACGTGGTTGAGCtgggtgacgttgttgccggagTAAAAAAGCTGGTGGAGCTCCTTGGCTGGAGGCAGGAATTAGAAGCTTTAATGAATGCTGGTGGAGACAGT TTTTTGTTAGGGGTGGGAGATGGATCCTTaggccctgtttccacctggtattacgatgtgtctcgggtgatccgatcacatgtggtcag GCTTCAATGA
- the sirt3 gene encoding NAD-dependent protein deacetylase sirtuin-3, mitochondrial isoform X3 — protein MAGAGISTPSGIPDFRSPGSGLYDNLQQYNLPYAEAIFEINYFHHNPNPFFALAKELYPGNYQPNITHYFIRMLHDKGQLLRMYTQNIDGLERMAGIAPKMLVEAHGTFATATCTVCCRNYKGEELRNDIMEGTVPKCPTCKGIIKPDIVFFGEELPRHFFTYLTDFPMADLLIIMGTSLEVEPFASLAGAVHDSVPRLLINRDLVGPFTWGSPRHNDVVELGDVVAGVKKLVELLGWRQELEALMNAGGDSFLLGVGDGSLGPVSTWYYDVSRVIRSHVVRLQ, from the exons ATGGCAGGCGCAGGCATCAGCACACCCAGTGGGATCCCAGACTTTAG ATCACCTGGCAGTGGTCTTTATGACAACCTTCAACAGTACAATCTGCCCTACGCTGAGGccatatttgaaataaattactTCCATCACAATCCCAACCCTTTTTTTGCCCTTGCCAAAGAGCTGTATCCTGGTAATTACCAACCCAACATTACACACTACTTCATTCGAATGCTTCATGATAAGGGCCAGCTGCTCAGGATGTACACCCAAAACATCGATGGACTGGAGCGAA TGGCTGGCATTGCTCCTAAGATGTTGGTGGAGGCACATGGAACGTTTGCCACGGCCACCTGCACAGTCTGCTGCAGAAATTATAAAGGAGAGGAGCTTCGG AATGACATAATGGAAGGAACGGTACCCAAATGCCCTACCTGTAAAGGAATCATCAAGCCTGACATTGTGTTTTTTGGCGAGGAGCTCCCTAGGCACTTCTTCACGTATCTTACAGACTTCCCAATGGCTGACTTACTCATCATCATGGGAACATCTCTAGAG GTGGAGCCCTTTGCCAGCCTGGCAGGTGCCGTGCATGATTCTGTGCCACGCCTTCTGATAAATCGAGATCTTGTTGGGCCGTTCACCTGGGGGTCCCCACGTCACAATGACGTGGTTGAGCtgggtgacgttgttgccggagTAAAAAAGCTGGTGGAGCTCCTTGGCTGGAGGCAGGAATTAGAAGCTTTAATGAATGCTGGTGGAGACAGT TTTTTGTTAGGGGTGGGAGATGGATCCTTaggccctgtttccacctggtattacgatgtgtctcgggtgatccgatcacatgtggtcag GCTTCAATGA
- the drd4b gene encoding dopamine receptor D4b, whose protein sequence is MSVNVSSLNSTLLSPPVSSHNVPALIFGLLLIIVIICGNVLVCLSVYKEKALKTTTNYFIVSLAVADLLLAVLVLPLFVYAEFQGGVWSLDLALCDGLMTMDVMLCTASIFNLCAISVDRFIAVSIPLNYNRKHVDHRQILLLSATWLLALAVASPVIFGINNVPQRDPRECKLEDNNYVVYSSVCSFFIPCPIMLLLYFGVFHGLRKWEEARKTKLRNSIQACRRLQHAAALPPLGTMSASLPRVIERDLAQSSLEELGDFTQPVFPFPAEYKHSPIQTVDYSNIQYGQPTQRKKREKINGRERKAMRVLPVVVGTFLFCWTPFFVVHTTRATCESCDISPYLMSTVTWLGYVNSALNPIIYTIFNTEYRKFFRGFFQRFCCIHQI, encoded by the exons ATGTCGGTGAACGTCTCGAGCTTGAACAGCACACTTCTGTCGCCGCCGGTCTCTTCTCACAATGTTCCTGCCCTCATATTTGGACTATTGCTTATTATAGTGATCATTTGCGGGAATGTACTCGTGTGCCTCAGTGTTTACAAGGAAAAAGCCCTGAAGACAACGACAAACTACTTCATTGTGAGTTTAGCTGTGGCAGATCTGCTGTTGGCAGTTTTGGTTTTACCTCTTTTTGTATATGCGGAG TTTCAAGGTGGTGTCTGGTCCTTGGATTTGGCTCTCTGCGATGGACTAATGACTATGGATGTAATGCTCTGTACGGCATCTATATTCAACCTTTGTGCAATCAGTGTTGACAG GTTTATTGCTGTGTCCATACCACTAAACTACAACCGAAAGCACGTTGACCATCGGCAGATTCTCTTACTCTCTGCCACTTGGCTCCTGGCGCTGGCTGTGGCGTCGCCAGTTATCTTCGGAAtcaacaatgttccccaaagagaCCCCAGAGAGTGCAAACTGGAAGACAATAATTATGTGGTGTATTCCTCAGTCTGTTCTTTCTTCATTCCCTGCCCCATCATGCTTTTACTGTACTTCGGGGTGTTCCATGGCTTACGCAAGTGGGAAGAAGCTCGCAAAACCAAACTGCGAAACAGTATTCAAGCCTGTCGCAGGTTGCAGCATGCTGCAGCACTCCCGCCCCTGGGGACTATGTCTGCATCTCTACCACGGGTCATTGAGAGGGACCTGGCCCAGTCCAGCCTTGAGGAGCTGGGTGACTTTACGCAGCCCGTCTTTCCCTTCCCAGCAGAATATAAACACAGCCCTATTCAAACTGTGGACTACTCAAACATTCAATATGGTCAGCCAACTCAAAGAAAGAAGAGGGAGAAGATCAATGGAAGGGAGAGAAAAGCCATGAGGGTTTTACCTGTCGTTGTGG GTACCTTCCTCTTCTGCTGGACTCCATTCTTTGTAGTTCATACCACACGAGCCACGTGTGAATCATGTGACATCTCCCCATACCTGATGAGCACAGTGACATGGCTGGGATATGTGAACAGCGCTCTGAACCCCATTATCTACACCATTTTTAACACTGAATACAGGAAGTTCTTCAGAGGATTTTTTCAACGATTCTGCTGCATCCACCAAATATGA